The following coding sequences are from one Lolium rigidum isolate FL_2022 chromosome 6, APGP_CSIRO_Lrig_0.1, whole genome shotgun sequence window:
- the LOC124666718 gene encoding uncharacterized protein LOC124666718 encodes MASGASGIMFRRLFKTLTVSPAVASGITSQHHQLQQRAHVSGTSKGKAKLKAGMPLKRNVIAKKGGTSSAGSGGSGRGRREAIERITQIAESCLKSPTPLRHLSPKERLREAKREELGLISKERQRELDAAKAKAKSKGTSGGEDGRVLMGPPGLDYISLGLVDEEAIPDYELTVEDGRRLAKEYSRVLMRRHRARQTAESTLLRLKKEAIAALPEKLQAAALIPDMTPFPANRYMATLTPPIEGYIEKVRDAAKKYSVKEKLR; translated from the coding sequence ATGGCTTCAGGTGCATCTGGTATCATGTTCCGGCGTCTTTTCAAAACCCTCACTGTAAGCCCAGCAGTGGCATCTGGTATAACCAGCCAGCATCACCAGCTCCAGCAGCGCGCACATGTGAGTGGCACATCGAAAGGCAAGGCTAAGCTCAAAGCCGGCATGCCTTTGAAGCGTAATGTCATAGCAAAGAAGGGGGGCACGTCTTCAGCTGGGAGCGGTGGCTCTGGCCGTGGTCGTCGTGAGGCTATTGAGCGTATTACTCAGATTGCAGAGTCTTGTCTGAAATCCCCTACTCCTCTACGGCACCTGTCCCCCAAGGAGCGTCTTCGTGAGGCCAAACGTGAGGAGCTTGGACTCATCTCAAAGGAACGACAACGTGAGCTTGATGCAGCTAAGGCTAAAGCCAAGTCCAAAGGTACCAGTGGAGGTGAAGATGGCCGTGTGCTGATGGGTCCGCCGGGCcttgactatatcagtcttggcTTGGTTGATGAGGAGGCCATCCCTGATTATGAGCTGACAGTTGAAGATGGCCGGCGTCTTGCCAAAGAATATAGCCGTGTCCTCATGCGTCGACATCGTGCACGTCAAACTGCGGAATCGACCCTTTTGAGGCTCAAGAAGGAGGCCATTGCTGCTCTCCCTGAGAAGCTGCAAGCTGCTGCTTTGATTCCTGACATGACACCGTTCCCCGCAAACCGGTACATGGCAACACTCACGCCACCAATTGAAGGGTATATTGAGAAGGTGCGGGACGCTGCCAAGAAGTATTCTGTGAAGGAGAAGCTCCGCTGA